In the genome of Candidatus Izemoplasmatales bacterium, the window CTTCCGTCGGAATCGATCAGGTAGCGGATCTCGTAGGTGTCCTGAGTGACGCCGTTCACTTTCCTGACATAGACTCACGGCGGAGGCAGCAAATTGTTTTGGTCATATCAAATGATGAAATGTCGATGCACATCGACCTCGATATGGACATAGGAACGAACGATTTGAGAAGTGCAATCTGTAAAAGTTGCCCGACGAGCGAGAGTCATATCCTGCCAATATGCATAGTATCGCAGAGCGCTCGTTCAATTCCCGCGCCAATCCATTTTTGCTTAGCGTGGTTTCTCTAACCCTCCTGGTTGTACCTATATGAAATCACTCGGGGCCCACTGACAAACACCCACACCATCCACACTACATATGCTGCGATAATCCGTTCATACAGTCCATTCTAACGCAAGGCGCAAGTAGGTTAATCACACATATGCACGAACTAATGGTTGTGAAAACATGTGCACATAGTACTTTTCAATTGATGCTTTCCACCGTTATTACTGTCCATTTCCAATGAATGATCTGCATACAAACAATGAACCTTTGATTGTTAATTTGTTCAATTGTGGTCTGATAATTATAGTCAAGCACTTCATAATTTGCAATCCCGCATATTGTTATGATGCCCGATTCGAGGCGGTTAACTGTGTATTTGCATCCCCCATTAATGTAGTATTGCGTATCTGTATTTACCGGCGTAACAAAGGAAAGTTCATCAAAATCGTCTTCAGAAACGTTTAGCTCGTTATTCCAAACCACTTCTCGTCCGTTATTTGCAAAACGCATTATTGTATTTAGTCGAATAATTGCGGAATAAAAAAACGCCATTATGCAGAGCATCATGACCACAAGGCAAACCAATATCCACGCGAAGAGTTTCCTGTGTTTCGTAATAAATCGAAATAAGTAATTATTCTTCATCTTGATCTTCCTCCGCCTCCCCACGATGTCGCTTTCCGTATGGGTATATAGAGCGCCCAGAAGGCATTAGATGTATATGCCGCTCCGAATCCGGGACAAGTGAGTTGTACGCCAACGAGACGTTCTTTAAAATCTCCATTCCAATAATTCGGGAGATCAGAAACGAAATCCATTCCAACATAAACATCTATTGAGTAAGCCACCATTATAGCGTTAAGATATTCATTAACGGTTTTATATTTCCACATGAATCCGACTCCCAGTGACGATCCCTCTGCCAACACTCCGAAAATGCCAAATGCTGCGATCAATAAGCCACAGTTTCCTTTTCCATCTGTTAATGAGATAATTGAAACAGTAACGCCTCCAATAATACACGCAGAAAATGATAACGAACATGCAAGAACCCAATACCCGGTTGGATCAACGTTCATCACGGGATTGTTGACACAATAGGCATACATGTTGACGGAGGCGATGTCGCCAAGTTCCCCAAGCAAGCCGTCCGCGTTCAGGAATCGCGACAAGGCCGGGGAGTAATAGCGGCTATTTAGATAATACATCCCGATTTCTGAAT includes:
- a CDS encoding RHS repeat-associated core domain-containing protein, with product SEIGMYYLNSRYYSPALSRFLNADGLLGELGDIASVNMYAYCVNNPVMNVDPTGYWVLACSLSFSACIIGGVTVSIISLTDGKGNCGLLIAAFGIFGVLAEGSSLGVGFMWKYKTVNEYLNAIMVAYSIDVYVGMDFVSDLPNYWNGDFKERLVGVQLTCPGFGAAYTSNAFWALYIPIRKATSWGGGGRSR